A genomic segment from Kwoniella shandongensis chromosome 8, complete sequence encodes:
- a CDS encoding GTP-binding protein LepA, with product MSALTRSGRLCLYCTRRLGLSRSLVNPSTAVAKRAVSSFSTTIRHDVGSSTARRSIPAIRHFSSSDYARARAGKDVETIKRRIDMSEFPPERIRNLSIIAHIDHGKSTLADRLLQMTGTVPASSSPQFLDKLKVERERGITVKAQTVSLIHTHTDGNRYLINIIDTPGHVDFSYEVSRSLGACEGGLLLVDCSQGIQAQTLSVFHHALEADLSLLAVVNKVDLPHASPVETSEEIESSLGLPKDKHMRISAKSGLGVKEVLTQIVEGLPSPKKWESEDGKLRGLIFDTFYDQFRGVVSLVRIFSGTLKKGDKIRFIQANSKYEILEVGIHNPEEVPVDELKDGQVGYMVCNMKNSEEAFIGDTICWADKPVEALPGFKPMKAMVYAGVFPMDSSEFPKLEESIERLTLNDRSVSVQRESSAALSQGFRLGFLGTLHMDVFRQRLEDEYASEVIVTAPTVPYKVVYLNGSETFVSNPVDFPEVTDSKQRVAHVEEPMINSTIFVPNEYIGEMMDLCSRYRGVQQEYRILENSDRAILRYSLPLSEIVTDFFSELKSSSSGFASFDYEEAGYQQSDLVKLNILINAKPVDALAMIVHRTAAQSIGKAWVKKLKEVVPRQQFELSIQAAVGARVIARENVSAFRKDVTAGLYGGHYDRKLKHLNKQKAGKKRLKMLAGNIAIPQTAFFKVLSSRPKSFSTSARSMLPLTLAGTGEPFISIPPPNRLAFDMSLGSPLSTYPTAQQGIHDPVTRNLPDNAPVSSSVPETESPKPNPIARHTVPPPERSTKLATLARLNSIPSSAQITSTDLHQKYTDLYLSSPQAHLFTVAEVQDVIRALHTLQQREGGSRALANEQLTPLFEELRELVGDDTKALRGLELLILSSKSLYNRKVKTKDILRAEAQFKSLFKGGLPPSDNIKRLETYKASINQLMYLCALAGHETRLNDWWDKMTREGLKHDTYSFLTRLVLLDRLERVEEIPHVLEEASAYKDEEEVPTNELGGEEILVNFALWAFARIGRWDAVVPVYAKIRPRPTDPADEAILLSSLPQGSTRTRRIPIPEGLRATRRTYSPLLRAMCDRANFSGALTILKHIFEDGHSPSVIDYVTLFRAFSDYGEIPSDNGELGEVARLLEVDVRRNTTNLIRRRGSFEERISEIWQSGSGAAGESMLSAEPPRSIDHSQGQGQGGWTLDALEELFESFLTLHPSTSEGGKGIKAPNRKAIWIILKAFARTTGGDDLAVKRVWEALETKFGEGNGEGWIGWREDNRLVWLKRVLYTSEGGDADSRA from the exons ATGAGTGCTCTCACTCGGTCAGGTCGACTGTGTCTGTACTGTACACGACGACTTGGACTTTCCCGATCGCTCGTCAATCCATCAACAGCAGTCGCAAAGCGCGCCgtatcttctttctcgacAACTATTAGGCATGATGTCGGATCTTCCACAGCGAGGCGAAGTATCCCAGCTATCCGACATTTCTCTTCCAGTGATTATGCGAGAGCGAGGGCCGGCAAAGATGTGGAGACGATAAAGAGAAGGATCGACATGAGCGAATTTCCACCGGAAAGAATACG GAATCTATCAATCATAGCACATATCGACCATGGAAAATCAACACTAGCAGATAGATTACTACAG ATGACCGGCACCGTCCCcgcatcttcatcacccCAATTCCTTGACAAACTCaaagtcgagcgagagcgaggaatCACCGTCAAAGCTCAAACTGTATCATTGATACATACACATACTGATGGGAATCGATATTTGATCAATATCATCGATACACCCGGACACGTCGATTTCAGTTATGAAGTGTCGAGAAGTCTGGGTGCTTGTGAAGGTGGTTTGTTATTGGTAGATTGTTCTC AGGGCATACAAGCACAAACACTCTCTGTCTTTCACCACGCTTTAGAAGCCGACCTTTCCTTACTTGCCGTTGTCAACAAAGTCGACTTACCTCACGCTTCTCCCGTCGAAACTTCCGAAGAGATAGAAAGTTCGCTAGGATTACCAAAAGATAAACACATGCGAATCAGTGCGAAGAGCGGATTGGGCGTGAAAGAAGTCTTGACGCAGATCGTAGAGGGACTGCCTTCGCCAAAGAAGtgggagagtgaagatggcAAGTTGAGGGGTTTGATCTTTGATACTTT CTACGATCAATTCCGAGGAGTCGTGTCGCTTGTCCGGATCTTCTCGGGCacgttgaagaagggcgaTAAGATCAGGTTCATTCAGGCCAATAGCAAATATGAGATCTTGGAGGTGGGAATACATAACCCAGAGGAAGTTCCCGTCGACGAGCTGAAAGATGGCCAAGTCGG GTACATGGTCTGCAACATGAAGAACTCGGAAGAAG CTTTCATCGGCGACACCATTTGCTGGGCGGACAAACCTGTCGAGGCTTTGCCCGGATTCAAGCCCATGAAAGCGATG GTATACGCCGGTGTCTTTCCCATGGACAGTTCAGAATTCCCGAAGCTGGAAGAGTCTATAGAGAGG CTGACTCTGAATGACCGGAGTG TCTCCGTACAACGGGAGTCATCAGCTGCACTGAGTCAAGGTTTCCGATTGGGTTTCTTGGGAACACTACATATGGAcgtctt CCGTCAACGGTTAGAAGACGAATATGCTTCAGAAGTGATTGTCACAGCTCCAACTGTACCTtacaaag TTGTATATCTTAACGGAAGCGAGACATTTGTTTCAAATCCTGTGGACTTCCCAGAGGTGACAGACTCGAAGCAACGAGTTGCCCATGTGGAGGAACCAATGA TCAACTCGACCATCTTTGTACCCAATG AATATATcggggagatgatggatctTTGTTCGAGATATCGTGGCGTACAGCAAGAGTATCGGATACTGGAGAACAGCGATCGAGCTATCCTACGATACTCCCTACCTCTTTCCGAGATTGTGACGGACTTCTTCTCCGAGCTAAAGAGTTCAAGTTCTGGTTTTGCGTCTTTCGATTATGAAGAGGCGGGGTATCAGCAGTCCGATCTtgtcaag TTgaacatcctcatcaatgCCAAACCGGTTGATGCTCTGGCGATGATCGTCCATCGTACAGCGGCTCAATCCATCGGCAAAGCGTGGGTCAAAAAGCTTA AGGAGGTAGTCCCACGACAACAGTTTGAGCTGTCCATCCAAGCAGCAGTTGGTGCTCGAGTGATTGCGCGGGAGAATGTGTCCGCATTCAGAAAAGATGTCACGGCTGGTCTCTACGGAG GACATTATGACCGAAAGCTCAAGCATCTTAACAAGCAGAAAGCGGGTAAGAAGCGTCTGAAGATGTTGGCGGGCAACATTGCAATCCCCCAAACGGCGTTCTTCAAAGTGCTTTCATCTCGACCAaagtccttctccacctcagCAAGGAGTATGCTTCCGTTAACCCTAGCAGGCACTGGAGAGCCATTCATTTCTATTCCACCGCCGAACCGACTCGCCTTTGATATGTCGCTTGGATCCCCATTATCGACGTATCCAACAGCGCAACAAGGCATACATGACCCGGTGACTCGAAATCTTCCCGATAATGCTcctgtctcctcctctgtGCCCGAGACAGAATCACCGAAACCAAACCCCATAGCTCGACATACGGTCCCGCCACCTGAACGATCAACGAAGCTCgccactctcgctcgactcaactcaatcccttcctctgcACAGATCACCTCGACGGACCTGCATCAGAAGTACACCGATCTAtatctttcctctcctcaagCCCATCTTTTCACGGTAGCTGAGGTGCAGGATGTCATCCGAGCTTTACACACCTTACAGCAGCGTGAAGGCGGCAGTCGCGCGTTGGCCAATGAACAGCTTACTCCGTTATTCGAGGAACTACGCGAACTCGTTGGTGACGATACGAAAGCTCTTCGAGGCTTAGAACTTCTCATTCTCAGCTCGAAGAGTTTATATAATCGCAAAGTCAAGACGAAAGATATCCTGCGAGCAGAAGCGCAATTCAAATCCCTCTTCAAAGGCGGGCTTCCTCCATCGGACAATATCAAGCGATTGGAGACGTATAAAGCCTCAATCAACCAATTGATGTATCTATGCGCTTTGGCGGGGCACGAAACGAGATTGAACGATTGGTGGGATAAGATGACGAGGGAAGGTCTCAAGCACGACACTTATTCTTTTCTCACGCGACTAGTCTTGCTTGACAGACTAGAGCGAGTGGAAGAGATTCCTCATGTATTGGAAGAAGCTTCTGCGtacaaggatgaagaagaagtaccCACTAACGAATTGGGGGGAGAAGAAATATTGGTCAATTTTGCTCTTTGGGCATTTGCCCGGATCGGAAGATGGGACGCTGTCGTTCCCGTCTATGCGAAGATCAGACCTCGACCTACCGATCCGGCAGACGAAGCGATCttgctttcctctcttcctcaggGGTCGACTAGGACGAGAAGGATTCCGATACCTGAGGGTCTACGAGCGACCCGCCGAACGTATTCACCCCTCTTGAGAGCAATGTGCGACCGAGCCAATTTCTCGGGAGCGCTCACGATCCTCAAACATATTTTCGAAGATGGACATTCGCCTAGCGTGATCGACTATGTGACACTCTTCAGAGCCTTCAGCGACTATGGCGAGATACCTTCCGACAATGGAGAATTGGGCGAAGTAGCACGGTTATTGGAAGTGGACGTGAGGAGGAATACGACAAACCTGATTCGACGAAGGGGGAGTTTCGAAGAAAGGATCAGTGAGATTTGGCAAAGTGGTTCTGGAGCAGCAGGCGAGAGTATGCTCAGTGCAGAACCACCGAGGTCGATCGATCActcacaaggacaaggacaaggaggatggacgTTGGATGCTCTTGAAGAGCTCTTCGAATCTTTCCTCACTTTACATCCTTCCACcagtgaaggaggaaaaggGATCAAAGCACCTAATCGAAAAGCGATCTGGATCATACTCAAGGCTTTTGCAAGGACGACAGGGGGTGATGATCTTGCTGTGAAGAGAGTATGGGAAGCGTTAGAAACCAAATTTGGGGAAGGGAACGGGGAAGGATGGATaggatggagagaagataATAGACTGGTGTGGTTGAAGAGGGTTTTGTACACAAGTGAAGGAGGCGACGCGGACTCAAGGGCATAG
- a CDS encoding iron donor protein CyaY encodes MRCSAQLLLCNTVLANFVLPHRLYPSSYSEQEIAVKMLASSTARYLAKGITASPAQAILLNGKGLRTMTTTAAATRPTSGTYRSRTHVRDQASGNVSAARPMTRTLHRSFASSSRVCAAPLPPTSEQTITHEEYEEVSEEDMDKLHENLEILCEQYGPDDWEVEYSSGVMTLILPPHGTYVINKQPPNLQIWMSSPLSGPSRFEYVDGKWTHHRKSEVTLGTLLEDELRTLLEKQGVEGKDWEGTGLS; translated from the exons ATGAGGTGCTCCGCTCAACTACTTCTTTGTAACACAGTCCTTGCCAACTTTGTTCTTCCACATCGACTCTATCCCAGCAGCTACTCAGAACAAGAGATCGCTGTCAAGATGCTTGCAAGTTCTACTGCTCGTTACCTCGCCAAAGGTATCACAGCATCGCCGGCACAAGCGATTCTGCTCAATGGCAAGGGTTTGCGAACGATGACCACGACTGCCGCTGCGACTCGTCCCACATCTGGGACGTACCGATCAAGAACCCATGTGCGAGATCAGGCAAGCGGTAACGTCAGTGCTGCACGACCTATGACAAGAACTTTGCACAGAAGCTTtgcctcgtcttctcgagtTTGTGCAGCGCCGCTACCACCTACTTC TGAGCAGACTATCACTCACGAAGAATACGAAGAAGTCTCCGAAGAGGATATGGACAAACTGCATGAGAACTTGGAAATTCTGTGTGAACAATATGGACCGGATGATTGGGAGGTCGAATATAGT TCCGGCGTAATGACactcatcctccctcctcacgGTACCTACGTGATCAACAAGCAACCTCCCAACCTCCAAATATGGATGTCTTCTCCACTATCTGGTCCATCTCGATTCGAATATGTCGATGGGAAATGGACACATCATAGGAAGAGTGAGGTGACACTAGGGACTCTGTTAGAGGATGAGTTGAGGACGTTGTTGGAGAAGCAGGGTGTGGAGGGGAAGGATTGGGAAGGGACAGGGTTAAGTTGA
- a CDS encoding cysteine synthase, which translates to MVAILRAAIRPLARRGYATAVTGYGKEVDGFVGAVGNTPLIRLNRLSQETGCNVLAKAEFMSPGGSIKDRAALYLVKDAEEKGLIRPGGTVVEGTAGNTGIGLAHVCRSKGYQCVIYMPDTQSQEKIDLLRMLGADVRPVPAVAFDNPQNYNHQAKRYAASLDNAVWTNQFDNTANRNAHILTTGPEIWEQTNGGKLDAFICSTGTGGTLAGVTRYLTEKSNGRVEGWLADPPGSVLYNLVENGKAERVGNGSITEGIGQGRVTSNLQPDLSLLTGALHVPDSASINMVYRLLDEEGLYVGASSALNVWAAAELAKRKGKGSTIVTVLCDGAYRYQARLFSRVWLESKGLISHIPENLQKYIVLP; encoded by the exons ATGGTAGCTATTTTGAGAGCAGCCATTCGACCGCTCGCCAGGAGGGGTTACGCTACTGCCGTCACTGGGTATGGCAAGGAGGTGGACGGGTTTGTCGGCGCTGTTGGTAATACAcctttg ATCCGACTGAACCGTCTATCCCAAGAAACAGGCTGCAACGTCCTCGCTAAAGCCGAATTCATGTCACCCGGAGGTTCTATCAAAGACCGAGCAGCTCTCTACCTCGTCAAAGATGCCGAAGAGAAGGGCTTGATCAGACCCGGTGGTACCGTCGTCGAAGGTACTGCTGGTAACACGGGGATCGGATTGGCTCACGTTTGTAGATCAAAGGGCTATCAATGTGTGATTTATATGCCGGATACTCAGAGTCAGGAGAAGATTGATCTGTTGAGAATGTTGGGTGCAGATGTTAGACCTGTTCCCG CCGTCGCATTCGACAACCCCCAGAACTACAACCACCAAGCCAAACGATACGCCGCATCACTCGACAACGCCGTCTGGACCAACCAATTCGACAACACAGCCAACCGTAACGCTCACATCCTCACCACCGGTCCTGAGATCTGGGAACAGACCAACGGCGGTAAACTCGACGCATTCATCTGTTCTACAGGTACAGGAGGTACATTGGCGGGCGTGACGAGGTATTTGACAGAAAAGTCGAATGGGAGAGTGGAAGGTTGGTTGGCCGACCCACCAGGAAGTGTGTTGTATAACTTGGTGGAGAATGGAAAGGCGGAGAGAGTCGGTAACGGATCAATCacagagg GTATTGGACAGGGTCGAGTTACCTCCAACCTGCAACCtgatctctccctcttgaccGGCGCACTCCACGTCCCTGACTCCGCATCCATCAACATGGTGTACCGACTtctcgacgaggagggtcTTTACGTCGGTGCTTCCAGTGCGTTGAATGTCTGGGCCGCTGCAGAGTTGGccaagaggaaaggaaagggtagTACCATTGTTACCGTGCTTTGTGATGGTGCTtatcg ATACCAAGCCCGTCTCTTCTCACGAGTCTGGCTCGAATCAAAGGGTCTCATCTCTCATATTCCCGAAAACCTCCAAAAGTACATTGTTCTCCCATAA